The window GGGTCAGGGGGCCCCGAGATTCCAGTCCGCGGACCCCGAAACGGGGGTGTGGGGCGGCAGTGGGGGCGATGGCCTCCGCTCGCGCCTGCGCACGTAAGGGCCTCGCTGGGGCAGCACGCGGGGCCGGGCGGGGGGTGGAGATTGGGGTCATCTCCGATTTCAAATGATTTCTTCAGACCGAAACGTTCTTGAGTTTTGGGGTAAGCTTCCGGCTGAAGCCCGTGGCGCCTCCTGGGGCCCCGCGCCGCGGCGGCTCTCGGCGTCCCCCAGCACCCCGAGGGGTGGGGACGGACGGGGCGGGACGGGGCGCTCCCGCCAAATGCCGGCCGCCAACCCCGCGAGGCTGCGTTATCGCGAGAACTCGTGGCCGGCTCGCGGCTCCGGGCAGGCTGCCCTTCCTCGGACGGCTTCGGCGGCGCGGTGCGCAGGCGCGGCCGGCGGGTTTCCCCGGGCTACAGCCGCCGCACGCTGCTGAGACGGCCTGCGCCATGGCGGGCTGCGCGGCGCGGGCTCCACCGGGCTCCGAGGCGCGCCTCAGCCTCGCCACCTTCCTGCTGGGGGCCTCGGTGCTCGCGCTGCCGCTGCTCACGCGCGCGGGCCTGCAGGGCCGCACCGGGCTGGCGCTCTACGTGGCCGGGCTCAAcgcgctgctgctgctgctctacCGGCCGCCGCGCTACCAGGTCGGTCCGGCCGGGGCCGGGGCTGCGGGTGGGTCCTGCGGGGTGGGGGTGAGTCCGGCTCCTTCCTCCCCTAGGATCAGGCTTGGACCGGGTGTGGGGTCCGCAGACCGGGGACGCCGCCCACGGGCGTGGTTTTCAACCACAAGTTGAGATCGGACGGAAGACCCCGCCTCGCCAGGCTCCGGGGCGTGGGGCACTCCATCCGGAGGAGTGGGTGTTTAATTGCCGTTGGTGCTGTTCAGCAGTTGCGGCAGATGCgcgtggggtggggagcaggagcCCACGAGTTCTTTATGTAATTCAAGGTGTGGAGTCCTACCCGCTGCGGGCCCGAGGTCAGGGGCCCCGCGGTTAGATGGAGGGGCCAGGGCACGCAGTCCCACAGCGCTGCCTGGACTTGGGGAAATCTTGCCAATTTATCAGCTTTATTTTCCCACGGCCCTGAGTCAGTAATAGCAGTCATAACAGTGGCAGCTGAAACTTATGTTTTGCTCTAGAGGGTTTTGCGTGGGTAATCCTCAAAGCTGTCCTAAGAGTTGGTATTCTTATTGTTCCCTGCTTTGGGATGGGAAACCGAGATCCAGAGAGGTCAAGTAACCTGCCCAAGGCGGCACAGCCAACGAGGGTGGACACTGGCTTTaaacccaggcagcctggcttcACCCCCTGACCTTCCCACAAAGCCACCGGGCATCCTGTTCCACTCAGGAAGCTCAGCAGCCTGGATTTGTGCTCCAGAATGGCCGGCAACTGAGCTCCTTTGGGTCCATTTCAGATAGCAATTCGAGCTTGTTTCCTTGGCTTCGTCTTTGGCTGTGGAGTGCTGCTAAGTCTTAGCCAGTCTTCCTGGAATCACTTTGGCTGGTAAGAAGTACTTGGGATTAATGGTTTTAGGGAGAGGGTGGATGGGTCAGAGGACCCCCAGTAATAATTCTGTTTAGAGTTCTATAGCAATGAGGTGTCCAATCTCCATCTAGAATTCTGCCCATAACTCCCCACAGGTGCCTCATCACAGCTATTGTGCATccccaaacagagttgagatccTCGGTGATGGGGAAGGGAAAGAGTCCAGCTTGTCTTCACAGGCCTTTTCCATCTCTAATTTCTATTAGGTCACATCTAGTGCACCCCCACGGCCAGTGTAAGATTTTTCCCTACACTATGATTTCAATCCCTTGAGCCTTCTAGTCCCTGACCTGGATATGAACCAGTGGCTGCAAGGTAAAAACTTTATCTCCTATTATCCGTTCCCTGAGCCATCTAATCCTTCTTTGCTGAAATTATTTCAGTTCTGTTGAACTTCTGTATCTGACATACATTGctactttattttaatatttcccaCTTTCATGTTTTATCATGTATTGGGGTCATTTCAGAATGACTAAAGGGTCTGTAAAACTTTCCCAAACcaagtttttttggtttttcttttgcatatgacaTTCAGAACTGTAGTCCCTTTAAAACCCACTGTTTGCAAACCTGAGGGAGGAATGCTACACCTGGGCATCCAGTGTGTACTCTCAGGCAGGTGACAACAGGTTTTCATTGTAGAATGCAAGAACAAATCAGCAGACCCAGCTCTGTAACTTCACTGATGGCTCTAGGATTCTCTTGTGCTGtttactgctttctttttgtttttaaataggtACATGTGCTCCCTGTCATTATTCCACTATTCCGAATACTTAGTGACAGCAGTCAATAACCCCAAGAGTCTGTCCTTGGACTCCTTTCTCCTGAATCACAGTTTGGAGTATACTGTGGCTGCCCTTTCTTCTTGGATTGAGTTCACACTTGAAAATATCTTTTGGCCAGGTTAGTATGCCCTACTGTTCCCTTTTGGAAGGAAGTGGTTTTACCCCAGGCGTCTGTCCTCATAAGCTGTTTATAAAGGAGGAGCTCCGTTTGTGAAATCTGCTTCTGGATTTTAGATTGAGGAAGTAGTGACCTTTGGCTTTGAACCTTGCATACTATAGTGCACCATCTAATATGAATCCTCAGTCCTTGGCAGCTAGACTCCTAGTTTTACAGTTAGAAGAGGTTTGGATAGATTCATTTTCTGTGACTTGAGAGATTTCATGTGAAGCGTTTATCAGCAAAAACCTCTGCACCTGGAACCTACTCTGAAATTGAACTTCCTACCATAACTGAAATCAGTGTGTGAGGCTCCTAGGATTCAGTACAGGCTGGGGCCTAAAAACCCTGGACCTCTCTCTGCTTCATTTAGGATTACCTGTAATCCTTACGTGAAGGACAAGAGCATGATGTGGGGGTGTAGGGATACGTATCTGAGTGCTCATCACGGAGGGGGGCTTCTTTACTGCAGCACTCTTTccggcctgttggaactttaaaGCAAGTCGGCAAAAA of the Tamandua tetradactyla isolate mTamTet1 chromosome 2, mTamTet1.pri, whole genome shotgun sequence genome contains:
- the ICMT gene encoding protein-S-isoprenylcysteine O-methyltransferase isoform X2 — protein: MAGCAARAPPGSEARLSLATFLLGASVLALPLLTRAGLQGRTGLALYVAGLNALLLLLYRPPRYQIAIRACFLGFVFGCGVLLSLSQSSWNHFGWYMCSLSLFHYSEYLVTAVNNPKSLSLDSFLLNHSLEYTVAALSSWIEFTLENIFWPELKQITWLSATGLLMVVFGECLRKAAMFTAGSNFNHVVQNEKSDTHTLVTSGVYAWFRHPSYVGWFYWSIGTQVMLCNPICGVGYALTVWRFFRDRTEEEEISLIHFFGEEYLEYKKRVPTGLPFIKGVKVEL
- the ICMT gene encoding protein-S-isoprenylcysteine O-methyltransferase isoform X1 codes for the protein MAGCAARAPPGSEARLSLATFLLGASVLALPLLTRAGLQGRTGLALYVAGLNALLLLLYRPPRYQIAIRACFLGFVFGCGVLLSLSQSSWNHFGWYMCSLSLFHYSEYLVTAVNNPKSLSLDSFLLNHSLEYTVAALSSWIEFTLENIFWPELKQITWLSATGLLMVVFGECLRKAAMFTAGSNFNHVVQNEKSDTHTLVTSGVYAWFRHPSYVGWFYWSIGTQVMLCNPICGVGYALTVWRFFRDRTEEEEISLIHFFGEEYLEYKKRVPTGLPFIKGVKLLFCNVTQDRVVRRP